In the genome of Dickeya fangzhongdai, one region contains:
- a CDS encoding L-tyrosine/L-tryptophan isonitrile synthase family protein — protein sequence MHDNLSETIGKIADIVKSYLVQAPNDRFEPEGRVLLEKQISAFLHAFEPVRFVLPGFPCKSPNVVDKSFGILPDYGDVISINRLESLAKAIQALYEPGCQVTILSDGTTFNDIVEVPDHTRKEYNHQLRALIQSPYIEWKELGDFFPETRSDDETRKALIKSAGLPYKGIADFIKRVGNHDELAATHDKICSYLYNDVRLNRQPQQSDEDYLSSVAEKAYQMMYRGQALSALVERAFPDAVRLSVHQYDNDGPKFTFGFADGLSTVRQPWHSVPVLSASGNVSLLGHASVDKNRHVLVTYQGRPWVYVESEDASAGKFDYELLKQPLFGLKIDDPQGLGVEALSPAFLAFLSAQFGFVCIKGVQFERSEQLETFCQPFGEIFQWQFGAVHVVKPEEKPSGFVHSLEKTPIHWDLSMIRLDHEQVGGNPWFTAERFMLYCKTPPKKGEGSTTVVDGRIVMEMVGPDVVKKWEDVHITYNTPMTYFGGKPRTYPLVYAHPKTGKKAFRYQEGSDSELQKFTVEVEGVSGQESRAFIEELDRLVYDERCMIAHDWDQGDLLIIDNWQTLHGRLPMTEASRSRELWRVQVF from the coding sequence ATGCACGATAATTTGAGTGAAACGATCGGCAAGATAGCCGATATCGTAAAATCCTATCTGGTTCAGGCGCCGAATGATCGTTTTGAGCCGGAGGGGCGTGTATTGCTGGAAAAACAAATCAGCGCCTTCCTGCACGCTTTTGAACCCGTCAGGTTTGTCCTGCCCGGCTTCCCCTGCAAATCCCCTAATGTTGTCGACAAGTCGTTCGGCATTTTGCCGGATTATGGCGATGTGATTTCCATCAATCGTCTGGAGTCGCTGGCGAAAGCGATTCAGGCGTTATATGAACCCGGCTGTCAGGTGACCATTCTGAGCGATGGCACAACCTTTAATGATATTGTCGAGGTGCCGGATCACACCCGTAAAGAATATAACCATCAGTTACGAGCGCTGATTCAGTCGCCTTATATTGAATGGAAAGAACTCGGAGATTTCTTCCCGGAAACGCGCTCGGATGATGAAACGCGTAAAGCGTTGATCAAATCGGCCGGATTACCGTACAAGGGAATCGCTGACTTTATCAAACGCGTCGGGAATCATGATGAACTGGCGGCGACGCACGATAAAATCTGCAGTTATTTGTATAACGATGTGCGGCTGAACCGGCAGCCTCAGCAGTCTGATGAAGACTACCTGAGCAGCGTGGCGGAAAAAGCCTATCAGATGATGTACCGCGGTCAGGCCCTGAGTGCGCTGGTGGAACGGGCTTTTCCTGATGCGGTTCGTCTGTCGGTTCATCAGTATGACAACGACGGCCCGAAATTTACCTTCGGTTTTGCCGACGGCCTCTCCACCGTGCGTCAACCGTGGCACAGCGTGCCGGTTTTGTCGGCGTCGGGGAACGTTTCCCTGCTGGGACATGCCAGCGTTGATAAAAATCGCCACGTGCTGGTGACCTATCAGGGGCGCCCCTGGGTGTATGTGGAAAGTGAGGACGCCAGCGCCGGGAAATTCGATTACGAATTGCTCAAGCAACCGTTGTTCGGCCTGAAGATTGACGACCCGCAAGGGCTGGGGGTTGAGGCGCTGTCGCCGGCGTTTCTGGCTTTCCTGTCCGCTCAGTTCGGTTTCGTGTGCATCAAGGGCGTGCAGTTTGAGCGCAGCGAGCAACTGGAAACGTTTTGCCAGCCGTTCGGCGAGATTTTCCAGTGGCAGTTCGGTGCGGTGCATGTGGTGAAACCGGAGGAAAAACCGAGCGGATTCGTACATTCGCTGGAGAAAACGCCGATACACTGGGACCTGAGCATGATCCGGCTGGATCACGAACAGGTCGGCGGCAATCCCTGGTTTACCGCAGAGCGCTTCATGTTGTATTGCAAGACCCCGCCGAAGAAAGGCGAAGGCAGCACCACGGTGGTGGATGGCCGCATCGTGATGGAGATGGTCGGCCCGGACGTCGTGAAAAAATGGGAAGACGTTCACATCACCTATAACACCCCCATGACCTATTTCGGCGGCAAACCACGCACTTATCCGCTGGTGTATGCGCACCCGAAAACCGGCAAAAAGGCGTTTCGTTATCAGGAAGGCAGCGACTCCGAATTGCAGAAATTTACCGTCGAGGTGGAAGGCGTCTCCGGGCAGGAGAGCCGCGCCTTCATCGAAGAGCTTGACCGGCTGGTGTACGATGAGCGCTGCATGATTGCCCATGACTGGGATCAGGGCGACCTGCTGATCATCGATAACTGGCAGACGCTGCACGGCCGGCTACCGATGACCGAAGCATCGCGCAGTCGTGAGTTGTGGCGGGTGCAGGTATTTTAA
- a CDS encoding MFS transporter: protein METASPLKNPTFLCFWIGQIASSFAFQMLVVGIGWQMYDLTNSALNLGLVGLAQFLPQLALTLVAGHAVDQYNRRVIILCCRLLMAATILVLVLGNVTHTISATMIYACSALLGATRAFEMPATQALLPNLIAPGLLSRAVALMASAREATVIAGPALGGLIYLLGATILYAASVACFLISFLVLLNLRYEYKALARTPVSLESLFGGMNFIRRNPVILGSISLDMFAVLLGGATALLPIVAKDILHTGPWGLGLLRCAPALGAVLMSVYLSRRPLTRNVGKIMFSAVAMFGAATIAFGLSTNLFLSLFALLFLGASDMVSVVIRSTLVQLETPDDMRGRVSAANSIFIGTSNQLGEFESGVTAAWLGVVPAIVLGGVGTLLVVALWMKYFPTLTQRQTLEAGENT, encoded by the coding sequence GTGGAAACCGCTTCCCCACTTAAAAACCCCACTTTTCTGTGCTTCTGGATCGGACAAATCGCCTCCTCCTTTGCATTTCAGATGCTGGTGGTCGGGATTGGCTGGCAGATGTATGACCTGACCAACAGCGCCCTGAATCTGGGCCTGGTCGGATTGGCCCAGTTTCTGCCGCAGCTGGCGTTGACGCTGGTTGCCGGTCATGCGGTGGATCAGTACAACCGCCGCGTGATTATTCTGTGCTGCCGCCTGCTTATGGCCGCCACCATACTGGTGCTGGTACTGGGCAACGTCACCCATACCATCAGCGCCACCATGATTTACGCCTGCTCCGCGCTGCTGGGCGCCACGCGGGCATTTGAAATGCCGGCCACGCAGGCGCTGCTGCCGAACCTGATCGCGCCCGGTCTGCTGTCCCGCGCCGTAGCGCTGATGGCCTCCGCCCGCGAAGCCACGGTTATCGCCGGCCCGGCGCTCGGTGGCCTGATTTACCTGCTTGGCGCCACCATCCTTTACGCCGCCAGCGTAGCCTGCTTTCTGATTTCGTTTCTGGTGCTGCTCAACCTGCGCTATGAATACAAGGCGCTGGCCCGTACGCCGGTGAGTCTGGAAAGCCTGTTTGGCGGCATGAACTTCATCCGCCGCAATCCGGTGATTCTGGGGTCCATTTCGCTGGATATGTTCGCCGTGCTGCTCGGCGGCGCCACCGCGCTGCTGCCCATCGTCGCCAAGGATATCCTGCACACCGGCCCGTGGGGGCTGGGGCTGCTGCGCTGTGCGCCCGCCCTCGGCGCGGTACTGATGTCTGTCTACCTGAGTCGGCGCCCGCTCACCCGCAACGTCGGTAAAATCATGTTCTCGGCGGTGGCGATGTTCGGCGCGGCCACCATCGCGTTTGGCCTGTCCACCAATCTGTTTCTGTCGCTGTTCGCGCTGCTGTTTCTCGGCGCGTCCGACATGGTCAGCGTGGTGATCCGCTCAACGCTGGTGCAACTGGAAACGCCGGATGACATGCGCGGCCGGGTCAGCGCCGCCAACTCCATTTTCATCGGCACATCCAACCAACTGGGGGAATTCGAGTCCGGCGTGACCGCCGCCTGGCTGGGGGTAGTGCCGGCCATCGTACTGGGCGGCGTCGGCACCTTGCTGGTGGTGGCGTTGTGGATGAAATATTTCCCGACGCTGACCCAGCGTCAGACGCTGGAGGCGGGAGAAAACACGTAG
- a CDS encoding zinc ribbon domain-containing protein YjdM, whose translation MQQLPACPKCQSEYTWQDDAMLNCPECGHVWSTQGDSGAQEEGLVVRDANGNLLADGDTVTVVKDLKVKGSSSTLKIGTRVKGIRLVEGDHNIDCKIDGFGAMKLKSEFVKKS comes from the coding sequence ATGCAACAGTTGCCCGCTTGCCCGAAATGTCAGTCTGAATACACCTGGCAGGATGATGCCATGCTTAACTGCCCGGAATGCGGGCACGTGTGGTCGACGCAGGGCGACAGCGGCGCGCAGGAAGAAGGGCTGGTGGTGCGCGACGCCAACGGTAACCTGCTGGCGGACGGCGATACCGTTACCGTCGTCAAGGATCTGAAAGTCAAAGGCAGTTCGTCGACGCTGAAAATCGGCACCCGCGTGAAGGGGATTCGTCTGGTGGAAGGCGATCACAATATCGATTGCAAAATCGACGGTTTCGGCGCGATGAAGCTGAAATCTGAATTTGTGAAGAAAAGCTGA
- a CDS encoding GGDEF domain-containing protein produces MSSYELFTPEYDILLSARNIAAQADMPAEVYRESLIMLAEHYQRLVRETHRLITRSDRAERELTRLNTQLHQLAVELEYKATHDPLTDVFNRSAIIDLVDHALEQDQAALIVLDIDHFKQVNDAYGHPTGDAVICSLIARIRDVLQGKGSIGRVGGEEFTILLDGYTLMAAVDVAEHIHASLNYAALEALPQQKVTASFGVSWAPPHTGFDTLYGTADTALYQAKHQGRNRVEYRPIDAVS; encoded by the coding sequence ATGAGTAGCTATGAACTGTTCACCCCCGAATATGACATCCTGCTGTCAGCCCGCAACATCGCCGCGCAGGCCGATATGCCGGCGGAGGTGTACCGGGAAAGCCTGATTATGCTGGCGGAACACTATCAACGGCTGGTGCGGGAAACCCACCGCCTGATTACCCGCAGCGACCGCGCGGAACGGGAGCTGACCCGCCTCAATACCCAGTTGCATCAGTTGGCGGTGGAGCTGGAATACAAAGCCACCCATGACCCGCTGACCGATGTCTTCAACCGCAGCGCGATCATCGATCTGGTCGACCATGCGCTGGAGCAGGATCAGGCGGCGCTGATTGTGCTGGATATCGACCATTTCAAGCAGGTCAACGACGCTTACGGCCATCCGACCGGCGATGCGGTGATCTGCTCGCTGATCGCCCGTATCCGCGACGTATTGCAGGGGAAAGGCAGCATTGGCCGCGTCGGCGGCGAGGAGTTCACCATCCTGCTGGATGGCTATACGCTGATGGCGGCGGTAGATGTCGCAGAGCACATCCACGCCAGTTTGAATTACGCCGCGCTGGAGGCGCTGCCTCAGCAAAAGGTGACCGCCAGTTTCGGCGTCAGTTGGGCGCCGCCGCACACCGGATTCGACACGTTGTACGGCACCGCCGACACCGCGCTGTACCAGGCCAAGCATCAGGGCCGCAATCGGGTGGAATATAGACCGATCGACGCTGTCAGTTGA
- a CDS encoding DUF1987 domain-containing protein, which yields MTDIITTDNLHIAGTASTPTVDFRFDTHQLSLSGESYPENAAAFYGPLIERLQRYLQTRLDSATAQSTRIDVHVSLPYFNSSSTKMLFSLFNILDQAAQQQLPIALHWYYDQEDDIAEEFGQELHIDFSALEFHPHILE from the coding sequence ATGACAGACATAATAACAACGGACAATCTCCACATCGCCGGCACAGCCAGTACGCCGACCGTGGATTTTCGCTTTGACACACATCAGCTTTCGTTATCCGGGGAGTCCTACCCGGAAAACGCGGCGGCATTTTACGGCCCTCTGATTGAGCGCCTTCAGCGCTATCTGCAGACTCGTCTTGACAGCGCGACGGCGCAATCAACCCGCATTGACGTGCATGTGTCGCTGCCCTACTTCAACAGCTCCAGCACCAAAATGCTGTTCAGCCTGTTCAATATTCTCGATCAGGCCGCGCAGCAGCAGCTTCCCATCGCGCTGCACTGGTATTACGACCAGGAAGACGACATCGCCGAGGAGTTCGGGCAGGAACTGCATATCGATTTTTCGGCGCTCGAATTCCACCCTCACATTCTGGAGTAA
- a CDS encoding SiaB family protein kinase encodes MSETKYAEFFDLTQQQNIALYYVGYFSQNIICSLAETVRLQLEKSRVPPNVRRKLFSSFVEMVQNIIHYSASALTSEEQENEIRRGSVCIGFEAGKYFLLSANRVYPADAEKLRQRLEPLCAMTLDEIRLAYKASLREDIPASSKGADIGLLTVARDASEPLQFTFRSDATTGLSTFYLKAVI; translated from the coding sequence ATGTCCGAAACGAAGTACGCTGAATTTTTTGACCTCACCCAGCAGCAAAATATCGCGCTGTACTACGTGGGGTACTTTTCACAAAACATCATCTGCTCGCTGGCGGAAACGGTGCGGCTGCAGTTGGAAAAAAGCCGGGTGCCGCCCAACGTGCGCCGCAAGCTGTTTTCCAGCTTTGTGGAAATGGTGCAGAACATCATCCATTACTCCGCCTCGGCGCTCACCTCGGAAGAACAGGAAAATGAAATCCGTCGCGGCTCGGTGTGTATCGGCTTTGAGGCGGGAAAATACTTTTTGTTGAGTGCCAACCGGGTGTATCCGGCGGATGCGGAGAAGCTGCGCCAGCGGCTGGAGCCGCTGTGCGCGATGACGCTGGATGAAATCCGGCTTGCCTATAAGGCCTCGCTGCGTGAAGACATTCCGGCTTCCAGCAAAGGCGCGGATATCGGCCTGCTGACCGTGGCCCGCGACGCTAGCGAGCCACTGCAATTCACCTTTCGTAGCGACGCCACCACCGGGCTCTCCACGTTTTATCTGAAGGCGGTGATTTAA
- a CDS encoding SpoIIE family protein phosphatase has protein sequence MSALPPQEHRLRFVSFPSARDLCITTPDVSPTTDNATVLHLFSRHKDLVSLPVVEEGRPFGLINRHSFLSQMARPYYRELYDRKSCIAFMDKTPLIVEAAASLSDVADKAVISGDRFLADGFIITENGRYLGIGLGIDLFRIVSDTHVRQHQHIVQSIEYASVIQGAMLTPFRQTLADTLKDWCLVWEPRDCVGGDCYAFRRYDHGWLAVLADCTGHGVPGAFMTLIFNSALEQALTQHRPDQPGRLLGGINRYIKDTLGQKSGYPGQTTASDDGCDALVVYVNTAEQTLSWASARMTAFLIEAQSGELLTLDSDRMGVGYTNTPYDYSWPAFQHPLSPQDLFFATTDGLLDQIGGERQIKFGKRRLQNLLQRVMELPMSALANQLLQHHHTWQGAQERRDDLTFWGFRHP, from the coding sequence ATGAGTGCCTTACCGCCACAGGAACATCGGTTACGCTTCGTTTCCTTCCCAAGTGCACGCGACTTGTGTATCACCACGCCGGATGTATCTCCCACCACTGACAACGCCACCGTATTGCACCTGTTCAGCCGCCACAAGGATCTGGTGAGCCTGCCGGTGGTGGAAGAGGGGCGGCCGTTCGGCCTGATCAACCGCCACAGCTTTCTGTCGCAGATGGCCCGCCCTTATTACCGCGAACTGTATGACCGAAAAAGCTGTATCGCCTTCATGGATAAGACTCCGCTGATCGTCGAAGCCGCCGCCTCGCTGAGCGACGTGGCGGACAAGGCGGTAATCAGCGGCGACCGCTTTCTGGCCGACGGCTTTATTATTACCGAAAACGGCCGCTACCTCGGTATCGGCCTGGGTATCGATCTGTTCCGCATCGTGTCGGACACCCATGTCCGCCAGCATCAGCACATCGTACAAAGTATAGAATATGCCAGCGTGATTCAGGGGGCGATGCTCACGCCGTTCCGGCAGACGCTGGCCGACACGCTGAAAGACTGGTGTCTGGTCTGGGAACCGCGCGACTGCGTCGGGGGCGACTGCTATGCCTTCAGGCGCTATGACCACGGCTGGCTGGCGGTGCTCGCCGACTGCACCGGCCATGGCGTGCCCGGCGCCTTCATGACGCTGATTTTCAACTCGGCGCTGGAACAGGCGCTGACGCAACACCGCCCGGACCAGCCGGGACGACTGCTTGGCGGCATCAATCGCTATATCAAGGACACGCTGGGCCAAAAGAGCGGCTATCCGGGGCAAACCACGGCCTCCGACGACGGCTGCGACGCGCTGGTGGTGTACGTGAATACCGCCGAACAGACTCTCAGCTGGGCCAGCGCCCGTATGACGGCGTTTCTGATCGAGGCGCAAAGCGGCGAGCTGCTGACGCTCGACAGCGACCGCATGGGCGTGGGCTATACCAACACGCCATACGATTACAGCTGGCCGGCCTTTCAGCACCCGCTGTCGCCGCAAGATCTGTTCTTTGCCACCACCGATGGCCTGCTCGATCAGATTGGCGGCGAGCGGCAGATCAAATTCGGCAAACGCCGGCTGCAAAACCTGCTGCAACGCGTCATGGAGTTACCCATGAGCGCGCTGGCAAACCAACTATTACAACACCATCACACCTGGCAGGGAGCTCAGGAAAGACGGGACGATCTTACATTTTGGGGCTTCAGGCACCCGTGA
- a CDS encoding LysR family transcriptional regulator codes for MARLNLELLETFTTVIREGSFSAAANRLNLSQPAVSQQFRQLEHYFGVRLAERSGKNLRPTPAGDMLLIKAEQIHRLLGETRQAIAEYTEDVMGHVILGTGATACIHLMPSLLRQLRQDYPRLTVGVRTGNTRDIIQAVIDNRIDAGLVTLPIPSANVAVTPVMEDELVAISNDPAFPESISPAFLHSRPLILFERGSSTRTLIDRWFNDAGTQPQPVMELGSIEAIKEMVLAGLGCSIVPKMSVGSDALASAFHIRPLSPTLHRTLAIVMRQDKPLNKALRLVLERLKKGNI; via the coding sequence ATGGCCAGGTTGAATCTGGAACTGCTGGAAACCTTTACCACGGTGATACGGGAAGGCAGCTTTTCCGCGGCGGCCAACCGGCTCAATCTGAGTCAACCCGCGGTCAGCCAGCAATTCCGTCAACTGGAGCACTATTTTGGCGTGCGGCTGGCCGAGCGCAGCGGTAAAAACCTGCGGCCAACGCCGGCGGGCGATATGCTGTTGATCAAAGCGGAACAGATTCACCGGCTGTTGGGTGAAACCCGTCAGGCCATCGCCGAATATACCGAAGATGTCATGGGACATGTGATTCTGGGCACCGGCGCCACCGCCTGCATTCACCTGATGCCGTCGTTACTGCGTCAGTTGCGACAGGACTACCCCCGACTGACGGTGGGCGTGCGCACCGGCAACACCCGCGACATTATTCAGGCGGTAATTGACAACCGCATCGATGCCGGGCTGGTGACGCTGCCTATCCCCAGCGCCAACGTAGCGGTTACGCCGGTGATGGAAGACGAACTGGTCGCCATCAGCAACGACCCCGCCTTCCCCGAAAGCATCTCGCCGGCATTTCTGCATTCCCGACCGCTGATTCTATTCGAGCGCGGCAGCAGCACCCGCACGTTGATCGACCGCTGGTTCAACGACGCAGGCACACAACCGCAACCGGTGATGGAACTGGGCAGTATCGAAGCAATCAAAGAAATGGTGTTGGCCGGGCTGGGATGCAGCATCGTGCCGAAAATGTCGGTGGGTTCTGACGCGCTGGCGTCGGCGTTTCATATCCGGCCACTGAGTCCGACGCTGCACCGAACACTGGCTATTGTCATGCGGCAGGATAAACCGTTGAATAAGGCGTTGCGCCTGGTCCTGGAAAGGCTAAAAAAAGGAAATATATAA